The following coding sequences are from one Granulicella sp. L56 window:
- a CDS encoding EAL domain-containing protein, producing MVAAHPTDLRKALDADEIVPYFQPIVELRTGVLTGFEALARWRHPVQGPVSPDVFIPLAEENGLIGILTRNLLRRVFTVAATLPDKLSISFNISPLQFSDRSLSGQISSAAKLAGFSLERLILEITESALIGNIDQAQTIAQELKALGVSLALDDFGTGYSSLRHLQALPFDELKIDASFVREMSDTKESRKIVAAIIGLGHSLSLTTVAEGVETTEQAEMLLRLGCDIGQGWLYGPPVPPDDLASFLSSQSLSPSPPSPSTSAKLSEGDTLPSLEALPAQRLAQLQTIYEGAPVGLCFLDRSLRYVSINRQLAEMNGVPLADHLGRTVQDVIPGLFPEIESYLRRVLQGETFTDLEFTTQQKDAEGHNRTLLVAYLPVRDEANEVVGISAAIIDITSRKLMEKALRESEEHYRNFVELNPQIPWTSDAQGMIIEAGPRWEGSTGWTPEQALNQGWIKGLHPADVIPTLRVWAECRRSGRPVDIEFRIGRGDGIWRWMRSRAAPRRDSAGDIIRWYGTLEDIDDRKKAEHALRENEALLRAVFNAVPMGLIISESPSNRILMCNPRAEAILRSPIPTGANIDTYRKSNLFHTDGRPFGPEEYPMERAIRTDKTTESEDVLYRYDDGTHAWMRITAAPIRGKKGGIAGAVLAIQLINQATQERQKLLDRIAELEQKLKSRS from the coding sequence ATGGTTGCCGCCCACCCAACCGACCTACGCAAGGCCCTTGACGCGGACGAAATTGTCCCTTACTTCCAGCCTATCGTAGAACTGCGCACCGGCGTCCTCACCGGCTTCGAAGCTCTCGCGCGCTGGCGGCATCCGGTTCAAGGCCCCGTATCGCCGGACGTATTCATTCCTCTCGCCGAAGAGAACGGCCTTATCGGCATCCTGACGCGAAATCTATTGCGCCGGGTCTTTACTGTGGCGGCCACTCTTCCTGACAAGCTTTCCATCTCATTCAACATCTCTCCACTCCAGTTTAGCGACCGCTCCCTGTCCGGGCAGATTAGCTCGGCGGCTAAACTTGCAGGATTTTCGCTTGAGCGTCTGATCCTTGAGATCACGGAGAGCGCGCTCATCGGCAACATCGATCAGGCACAAACCATCGCACAGGAGCTGAAGGCCCTCGGCGTATCCCTTGCGCTCGACGACTTCGGCACCGGCTATTCCAGTCTTCGCCATCTTCAGGCGCTGCCCTTCGACGAGTTGAAGATCGATGCCAGCTTTGTCCGCGAGATGTCGGACACAAAAGAGAGCAGAAAGATTGTCGCGGCCATCATCGGCCTCGGCCATAGCCTTAGCCTCACCACGGTTGCTGAGGGGGTCGAGACGACAGAACAGGCGGAGATGCTTCTGCGCCTGGGCTGCGACATCGGGCAGGGATGGCTCTACGGTCCTCCTGTTCCGCCGGACGATCTCGCCAGCTTCCTCTCTTCGCAGTCCTTGTCCCCTTCGCCACCTTCCCCCAGCACCTCCGCAAAGCTGTCCGAGGGCGATACCCTGCCCAGCCTTGAGGCGCTGCCCGCGCAACGCCTCGCGCAACTGCAGACCATCTACGAAGGCGCTCCCGTGGGCCTCTGCTTCCTCGATCGCAGTCTGCGTTATGTCAGCATCAACAGGCAGCTCGCGGAGATGAACGGGGTGCCCCTCGCCGACCATCTCGGACGAACCGTGCAGGATGTCATTCCCGGTCTCTTCCCTGAAATCGAGTCCTACCTTCGGCGCGTTCTCCAGGGCGAGACCTTCACCGACCTTGAATTTACCACTCAGCAAAAAGACGCCGAAGGCCACAATCGCACCCTGCTCGTCGCGTATCTGCCGGTTCGCGATGAAGCCAATGAGGTCGTCGGCATCTCGGCTGCCATCATCGACATCACCAGCCGCAAGCTTATGGAGAAGGCCCTTCGTGAAAGCGAAGAACACTATCGCAACTTCGTGGAGCTCAATCCCCAGATTCCCTGGACCAGCGATGCGCAGGGAATGATTATCGAAGCAGGCCCACGCTGGGAAGGCTCCACGGGATGGACCCCGGAACAGGCGCTCAATCAAGGTTGGATCAAGGGGCTGCACCCCGCCGATGTCATCCCGACCCTTCGCGTATGGGCAGAATGCCGTCGGTCTGGCCGCCCCGTCGATATCGAGTTTCGCATCGGCCGCGGCGACGGCATCTGGCGCTGGATGCGATCACGCGCCGCCCCGCGAAGGGACTCCGCCGGAGACATTATCCGCTGGTACGGCACCCTTGAAGACATTGACGACCGTAAAAAGGCCGAGCATGCACTCCGCGAAAATGAAGCTCTTCTGCGTGCGGTCTTCAATGCCGTCCCCATGGGGCTGATCATCTCGGAGTCACCCAGCAACCGCATCCTCATGTGCAACCCGCGCGCGGAAGCGATCCTCCGGAGCCCCATTCCAACCGGCGCGAACATCGATACCTATCGCAAATCAAACCTCTTCCATACCGATGGGCGCCCCTTCGGACCCGAGGAATATCCCATGGAGCGCGCCATCCGCACGGACAAGACAACCGAATCTGAGGATGTCCTCTACCGGTACGACGATGGCACTCATGCCTGGATGAGGATCACTGCCGCGCCCATCCGCGGGAAAAAAGGAGGCATCGCAGGTGCTGTGCTGGCCATTCAGCTCATCAATCAGGCGACGCAGGAGAGGCAAAAGCTGCTCGACCGCATCGCCGAGCTGGAGCAGAAGCTTAAATCTCGCTCCTGA
- a CDS encoding DUF6677 family protein, with product MMTTEMANTVQVPARAAGRSSSMALLVLIAGWLVPGAGHFLLGKWVRGLLLFVTLVLMFSIGVALQGKIYSPNTGDLLDILNFAGDLGTGLLYVVAKIFDLGATAVVTVSADYGTKFMVVAGLLNVIAAVDAHSLATGRKAS from the coding sequence ATGATGACAACTGAAATGGCGAACACTGTACAGGTCCCAGCGCGCGCCGCTGGCAGGTCTTCTTCGATGGCGCTTCTGGTGTTGATTGCCGGATGGCTGGTTCCGGGCGCAGGACACTTTCTGCTGGGCAAGTGGGTGCGGGGATTGCTGCTTTTTGTGACGCTGGTGCTGATGTTCAGCATCGGAGTGGCATTGCAGGGCAAGATCTACTCGCCGAATACGGGCGACCTGCTGGACATTCTGAACTTCGCGGGCGACCTGGGAACCGGCTTGCTATATGTCGTGGCGAAGATCTTCGATCTTGGCGCGACAGCCGTGGTCACGGTGTCGGCTGACTATGGCACGAAGTTCATGGTGGTGGCCGGGTTGCTGAACGTGATTGCGGCGGTCGATGCGCATTCGCTGGCGACCGGAAGGAAGGCTTCGTGA
- a CDS encoding Xaa-Pro peptidase family protein, whose translation MDIDAIQTALCDQKLDGWLFYDHHYRDPLAYRILGLGEAALVSRRWFYLIPAEGEPKKLVHRIEAGRLDALPGTKAVYSSWQELEAQLEAMLAGQTRIAMQYSPRNAIMYISLVDAGTVELIRGMGKEIVSSANLVSQFEAVLSEQQIATHFVAQQKIDAILDAGWKEIGSRVRSGGTDEFAMVQYFCEAMGREGLLWDHGPNVSIGANSADSHYDPTAASSKPIRRGDFVLIDIWAKLERAGACFYDITWTGVVDREPTEREQIVFATVRDARDAAITKVQEAFVAGRAIAGWEADDAAREVIRRAGFGEEFTHRTGHNIGSVLHGNGANLDNLETHDERLILPNTCFSVEPGIYFPGEFGVRSEVDMMARAGKAEVTGRIQTELVRV comes from the coding sequence ATGGATATTGATGCGATTCAAACCGCACTTTGTGATCAAAAACTAGATGGATGGCTCTTCTATGACCATCACTATCGTGACCCGTTAGCGTACCGGATTCTGGGTTTAGGCGAGGCGGCGCTGGTCTCGCGGCGATGGTTTTACCTGATCCCGGCGGAGGGTGAGCCGAAGAAGCTGGTTCATCGCATTGAAGCGGGACGGCTGGATGCGTTGCCGGGGACGAAGGCGGTGTACTCGTCGTGGCAGGAGCTGGAGGCGCAGCTAGAAGCGATGCTGGCCGGCCAGACGCGGATCGCCATGCAGTACTCGCCTCGAAACGCCATCATGTACATCTCGCTGGTGGATGCGGGAACGGTGGAGCTGATTCGGGGAATGGGCAAGGAGATTGTCAGCTCGGCCAATCTCGTCAGCCAGTTTGAGGCGGTGCTCTCCGAGCAGCAGATTGCCACCCATTTTGTAGCGCAGCAAAAAATTGACGCGATTCTGGACGCCGGGTGGAAGGAGATCGGCAGCCGGGTGCGCTCGGGCGGCACCGACGAATTCGCCATGGTGCAGTATTTTTGCGAGGCGATGGGGCGGGAGGGGCTGCTCTGGGACCATGGCCCGAATGTGAGCATCGGGGCCAACTCCGCCGATTCGCACTACGATCCGACTGCGGCGAGTTCGAAGCCGATTCGCCGCGGCGATTTTGTGCTGATCGATATATGGGCAAAGCTGGAGCGGGCGGGTGCCTGTTTTTACGACATCACATGGACCGGGGTGGTGGACCGGGAACCGACAGAGCGGGAGCAGATAGTGTTTGCGACGGTCCGCGATGCACGTGACGCCGCAATAACGAAGGTGCAGGAGGCGTTTGTCGCAGGCCGGGCCATTGCCGGATGGGAGGCGGACGATGCGGCGCGCGAGGTGATTCGGCGGGCTGGATTCGGGGAGGAGTTTACGCACCGGACGGGGCACAATATCGGCTCGGTACTGCATGGGAACGGCGCAAATCTGGACAATCTTGAGACGCACGACGAGCGGCTGATCCTGCCAAATACGTGCTTTTCAGTGGAGCCGGGGATCTATTTTCCCGGTGAGTTCGGCGTGCGCAGCGAGGTGGATATGATGGCGCGGGCAGGCAAAGCTGAGGTGACGGGCAGAATACAGACGGAACTGGTTCGGGTGTAA
- a CDS encoding ABC transporter permease yields MHNVWLIAKREYLERIRTKAFLFFTIIFPLLMGGGIVVEAITSAHARSTSHIAVVSHDQQLATDLQAELENGKDSKMTVDVISPPASDTRGVLDGELANKNLDGYLWITPATQENARPSFSYTPRSAGDIATKEAVSSALRTVLVRERLAHQGMVASDVNSLMQPVEVDTTQAGKNADTTSTFIAIYVLFFLMYFVIMLYGMNVARSIIEEKTSRVFEVLLATIRPEEMMAGKMLGVGSVGLTQVFIWLIAAILLTSTSLVSSIAGGNVHVSLSAMQIIFFVVFFVLGFMLYASIAAALGAMTNSEQELQQLNMFLVMPLACCFFAMGIIISNPNSVLSTVLSLIPFMTPLIMYLRLSLTAVPVWQIALSIGLMLVTIYGILWVASRIYRVGILMYGKKPTLPEILRWLKYS; encoded by the coding sequence GAGTATCTTGAACGCATCCGCACCAAGGCCTTTCTCTTCTTCACCATCATCTTTCCGCTGCTGATGGGCGGCGGCATCGTCGTCGAAGCCATCACCAGCGCTCATGCGAGATCGACTTCGCATATCGCCGTCGTCTCCCATGACCAGCAACTCGCCACCGATTTGCAAGCTGAACTGGAGAATGGCAAGGACAGCAAAATGACGGTCGACGTCATCTCGCCTCCGGCTAGCGATACGCGCGGCGTTCTTGATGGCGAGCTGGCAAATAAAAACCTCGACGGCTATCTCTGGATCACTCCAGCGACGCAGGAGAACGCACGGCCTTCGTTTTCCTACACGCCACGCTCGGCGGGTGATATCGCGACCAAGGAAGCTGTCAGCTCCGCGCTGCGTACGGTTCTGGTACGCGAGCGGCTGGCGCATCAGGGAATGGTAGCTTCAGACGTCAACTCGCTGATGCAGCCGGTTGAAGTGGATACGACGCAGGCCGGCAAGAATGCAGATACAACTTCTACTTTCATCGCCATCTATGTACTGTTTTTCCTGATGTACTTCGTCATCATGCTCTATGGCATGAACGTTGCGCGGTCGATTATTGAAGAGAAGACCTCGCGCGTCTTCGAGGTGCTGCTCGCCACCATCCGGCCAGAAGAGATGATGGCAGGCAAGATGCTTGGTGTGGGCTCCGTCGGGCTGACCCAGGTATTTATCTGGCTGATTGCTGCCATCCTGCTTACCAGCACTTCGCTGGTCTCCTCGATCGCGGGTGGCAATGTCCATGTCTCGCTCAGCGCTATGCAGATCATCTTCTTCGTCGTCTTTTTTGTGCTGGGCTTCATGCTCTATGCCAGCATCGCCGCCGCGCTTGGTGCGATGACCAACTCGGAGCAGGAGCTGCAGCAGCTCAACATGTTCCTGGTGATGCCGCTGGCCTGCTGTTTCTTTGCCATGGGCATCATCATCTCGAACCCGAACTCGGTTCTGTCGACGGTCCTTTCGCTCATTCCTTTTATGACTCCGCTGATCATGTATCTGCGCCTCTCGCTGACGGCGGTTCCGGTGTGGCAGATCGCGCTCTCGATTGGGCTGATGCTGGTCACCATCTACGGCATTCTCTGGGTCGCCAGCCGCATCTACCGCGTCGGCATCCTGATGTATGGCAAGAAGCCCACGCTGCCCGAGATCCTGCGCTGGCTCAAGTACAGCTAG